gaaaatataattatcATGGTGAGCTTTTGCCTAATTAATTATTCGTCTTTTTATCTTGTGtatactttttattcttGATCCAGCCTTTACTTTTCTGTAGGGTATCTCAATTGCTAGATAGTGCTGAGACAACAAGGATCATTAGCGAACTATGCTTCAGCGATTGCCATGTCAATTAAGAAAGAGGCAGAGTCGCGACAAAAGCGTGGCTGTCCATTGTCCACCTTGATCATTTAATTAAACTAAATGCTTTGCTGACTGACTATAGAGGCGGTGAAGGAAGAATCTCTCCTTTTGATGGCCCATTTATTGTGGCTGGGTTGTGCTGCTCCGCCATGCTTAGCTTACAAGGCCAAGGGCTGAACAAGGATGAAACCTGACCCAGTTGCCGTGAGAATAATGCAAGAAAGAGATATACTAACGCTCGCTACTCGGTAGAGTATGCAAGTAGCCATACTGCCAATTCGTCTCGTTTGATGTCGCTGTCATCTAAAATGTAATTTTGCCAAGTGAACAGTTAATCTGTCGCGACATGCTCCAACAGTTTGATCCAAGTGCTGGCAGTCAGCTAATTTTACACGCTCCACTATAAGATAGTGGACTCACTGGGCTTACTGTCCACCAGGTGGTAAAAGCTTCGGAGAAAATATGGGATTACTGGGGTTTGTCTGACAGGATGATGTTCAGAAGGATTCAATGAGGCTATGAGACGAGACGATATTTTAAGAAATAAACTAGGCGGTAGAGGATTCTCCGTCATTGATATGAAGTGTTTTTCTTCGCTGATtgaggaaaaaaaaaatagagTTGTTTCTCTCGTCTTCCTAGATCACCAAAAACTATTTTGCCATACCAAATTTGAGATACACTATCAATATGACTTCACGTCACCCCGATCTAGCTCAATACCCCACTGGCTTCACAATTCTCCGCATCTTCCAAGCTGTTCTTAGTATCATCACCATCGTGGTGACATCCTTCACAATAAACGCCGTGGTCCTACCAGCGAATTGTTTATTAATAGTTGCTGTACGTTTCTCTCATCTACAAGCTATTGGAAATTTACTAATCATCCGACAGAGTTCCGCAACACTTCTCATCTCATTATGGGGAGCTTTTGCCCACCTGTCATTTAGTCGCCTTTTCAGCTTCCGAGCAGCTTTTGCACTCGATGGAGCCCTTACTATTCTCTGGGGTGTCTCAATTGCTGTTTTGGGCGCTCAGACAGCTATCATTTGGATCCATGGGTCCGATTACTGTGAGACAAACAAGTGTCCTGGTAACCTGATGGTTGTGAGTCGCTTCTATGCATATGTCTTTGCCATATGTTTTGCCCTTGCTGCCATTGGTTTGTAAGTTGAGATATCGCTTAGGTATGGACGGAAGCTAACTTGTTCAGAATATTTTCATGCGCGACTATTATCTTTCATGGAGTGGTCAGCTGTCGCCAACATAAATACAATCAGATTGGTACGAATAAGGAAGCCGAGCCAATTGATGTTGGTCCAAAGCATCCTCAAGATTCGACTGCTTATCAGGGAGCGGCGGGATACTCGTCATTGCCATAGATTAGTAGCGCCTGATATAGTTCTACGTTGAATTGATACCCAAGTTACATGTCATGATGGTTGACTTTTTCTCATTCTGCCACTGCGCGTTTGCACCTTCAGATATAGCCAACATTATCGAACGACTTATCTACGGAAGGATCCGACAAAGATGGTGATCAGCATAAGAAGTATCCCATTATCCCGGTGGGTAATCACTTGAGCCTCAAGATACTGTAATTGCGTCCTGTTCTATCGGAGTATCCAACAGAGTTGGTCAATCCCCGGGTCGGCGATGTCCCATTTTTGTCGGCGACTTGAACGCGGGCGTTAAACATCCCCGATTGTGATCGACATATCTAAAGTCTAGTTAATTCCCGTTCAGCGTTGACTTCGGCCACTAGAAATTTGAATTACACTCTGAGGATTTGATATATTCTTGATACGCTCGTGAAAATATGTCGATCACTACCACTGTCAGAAGAGTACTTCCCTCTTGTAATAACAACTTGGGAAGATCTATCACAAGCTCTTTTACTTCAAAAGCAACACGAAGCCAGAAACCATTCACTTCTACAAAATCGTCATTGCATGCAATGTCATCCAGAATAACACTATCAAGGACGATAAAGTCCATCCATCTTGCGCTATCGAAAAACTACTCTACACAAAGCAGGACCACAACTCGCGCCTACTTCGCAACGCACAAAAGAGTTGTGTCTGAACCAACAATTCATCCACTCTTCgagaccaccaccaacacaTGGCAATACATCGTCGCTGACCCCATCACCAAACATGCAGTCATTATCGACCCTGTCCTTGACTACGACCCCGTCAAGATAGCAGTATCGACAAGCTCAGATAATGCGATCATCAAGATTGTGAAAGACGAGGGCTATCAGGTTGACATTATCCTTGAGACTCATGCCCATGCGGATCATCTTACCGCAGCATCATATGTCCAGTCAGTCTTGTCCAAGAGTCAGAGTATCAAACCAGCTATTAGTATTGGGAGTCGTATCAAGCAAGTACAGAAATTGTTTGGTGACAAATACGGTGTCCCAAGCAAGGAATATGATACTGTCTTTGATAAGCTCTGGGAGGATAACGAAGAGTTTGCCATAGGAACTCTGACTGCACGAGCTGTTCACTTACCTGGACACACGCCTGATCACATGGGTTATCAAATTGGCAGTGAGTCTTTCCCCATTGACTTCACATCCATGTTATTGACCATCATTTAGACAACGTTTTTGTCGGCGATTCAATCTTCAATGTCGACGTAGGCTCTGCTCGCGCTGACTTTCCCGGTGGAAGTGCCAAAGACATCTTCAAATCAGGCCGCAAATTGCTCTCCCTTCCCGAAGACACCAAGATTTGGGTAGGCCACGACTATCCACCGGAAGGCCGAGATGCCCTACCCTTCGCTGCTGTTGGAGAGCacaagaagaacaataaGCATCTCAAAGATGGAACACAAGAGGATGAATTTGTTGAGATGAGAAGGAAACGCGATGCGACGTTGGCGGCACCGAGACTGATTCATCCTTCGTTGCAGGTTAATATCAGGGGTGGACAGTTGCCTGCTCCGAGTACTTCGGGATCGCGCATGTTCCATCTTCCCTTGGCCACCCCGACGTGGTAGTTGGTGATTTTTGTGATTAGATTATTTTCTTGAGCGGTACGTAACTAGCTAGTCGTTCATTTGACGCTCTCTATTTGTCATATTCGTCTTTTATTAGTcctagtttatttatttttatgaTCTCTTAAGCTTTTGCATAGGCCTTCTTAATTTccttaaggtttttaataaaggttaatctATCTATACAGactaacttattaataattctttatatttaaggttCCCTCAAGACTGGGTTTCCTAACCAAGGCATAACTCATAGTTACGGCATAATATAggttataaagaaagcttCGGTCGCGCTGAacagacagcagcaacttcttcctctagtGTGTGAAGTGACCTTTTCATTGACCCTGGTCTTAGGTGTTCTAGCTAGTGACTAACTAGCTACCGAGGTCTTCCTCTAGTCCTAGTTTAACTCTCAGCCTTTTTAGTATCAGTGCTTGATAGACATGACACAAAGGCGCAGACTTCATACATTAGTACATGTAACTCAACGGGGTATTTTAATGATAACGTCGTTTACCTTGGTGAGCGTTGTACTGTCAATCGGTGATATAGTCTCGTAGAGGTCTAGCACACCAAGTTTTATTCCCAGAAAGGTTATTCACATTCTTAGATAGAAGTTTCGAATGGTATAAGTCTATCTCCCTTCTTTATCACggaaaatatttaaattgtCTATGCATCAACACAAAAGATCTATCATGGGAGAAAAACTCTGAATAGCACACCGGCGCCAAACATGGATGCGATGGTAATAAACGAACTCACTCCCATAGTCGCCATGCCGCTGATTCCATGACCACTTGTGCATCCACCAGCAATACGCGCACCAAATGTCAAAAGAACTCCTCCAATGATTAGACCCGGCAAAGATTGCTCCGGGCTGCTAACCATTGCCTCCCGAATAGCAGGGACTTGAGCAATGGTTAACCAAGACCCCGCCACAACTCCACCGGCGAATAAAATATTCTCGGGGATTGACTCGATCGTCTTTCCACCAACAAGATCCCAAAACATATTTCCAAACTCTCCGTAGGCCCCGCTTACACCAACTGGCTTGTTGGTAAAAATGACAGAAAATAGCTGTCCAACGCCGATGAGAAGACCGCCGACAATCGGATGCAACATTGTCTCACTACGCGGCGCTGCAGCCAATATTGTCGCCAGGATACCAAGCATGGTTATCTCGTACGCGACAAGAACTTTGTTCGCCGACCATCCGGTAATAAACATGACATTGTTATTCTCGGCGCGGCTCGTCGGTGGCTGTGGCTTGGACACCAACGGCCTGATCTTCACCCAAGCGATCCCTGCAAGGAGAGAAGTGCAGGCGAGCAGCCGGCTGTGTCCGATACCAACTGTGGCTTGGACGAGGACAGTTCCAGGACATGCACCGGTTAAGCTTATCCCCAGACCGAGTATAGCTCCGCCGATGATGTTACCGTCATAGGACCCGAGCCAACCATGATTGGATGGTAGTTTGGTAGGTATTTTGTTTGCGGAggatttgttgttgttgttgttgttgtaggTTGCAAAGACGACAGCACTCGTGGCGGATGCGGTGAGAAATGTGGCGAGCATGTGGAAG
This Fusarium poae strain DAOMC 252244 chromosome 3, whole genome shotgun sequence DNA region includes the following protein-coding sequences:
- a CDS encoding hypothetical protein (TransMembrane:4 (i20-41o47-67i79-106o126-151i)); the encoded protein is MTSRHPDLAQYPTGFTILRIFQAVLSIITIVVTSFTINAVVLPANCLLIVASSATLLISLWGAFAHLSFSRLFSFRAAFALDGALTILWGVSIAVLGAQTAIIWIHGSDYCETNKCPGNLMVVSRFYAYVFAICFALAAIGLIFSCATIIFHGVVSCRQHKYNQIGTNKEAEPIDVGPKHPQDSTAYQGAAGYSSLP
- a CDS encoding hypothetical protein (TransMembrane:6 (n5-17c21/22o37-55i164-183o189-209i243-263o275-293i305-329o)); its protein translation is MTTNLLTGAVFGTGLTLSGVANPQVIRDQFSLSDFHMLATFLTASATSAVVFATYNNNNNNKSSANKIPTKLPSNHGWLGSYDGNIIGGAILGLGISLTGACPGTVLVQATVGIGHSRLLACTSLLAGIAWVKIRPLVSKPQPPTSRAENNNVMFITGWSANKVLVAYEITMLGILATILAAAPRSETMLHPIVGGLLIGVGQLFSVIFTNKPVGVSGAYGEFGNMFWDLVGGKTIESIPENILFAGGVVAGSWLTIAQVPAIREAMVSSPEQSLPGLIIGGVLLTFGARIAGGCTSGHGISGMATMGVSSFITIASMFGAGVLFRVFLP